A single region of the Populus nigra chromosome 2, ddPopNigr1.1, whole genome shotgun sequence genome encodes:
- the LOC133682751 gene encoding F-box/kelch-repeat protein At3g61590, translating into MEGETSWVNNCFENPTRDIGEFDSFSEHSDEGNKEVNAISVDLILPDDLLERILACLPIASIFRAGCVCKRWHEIVSSRRFLWNFSPVLPQKPWYFMFTSSDEPVGYAFDPILRKWFGIDLPYIQKSNWFIASSCGLVSFMDNDSRSELYVCNPITKRCRKLQEPPGLKVYDYSALAISVNRISHGYTISIVKSKLGSGNFFQSDLSIHIYDSETRMWVTSCTEVMTGWRGGDESVICGGVLYFLIYSAGGGATETRHGLIRYNLSNRSSHGLLIRSFIKVPCPLTCGRLMNLNEKLVMVGGIGKQDRPDIIKGIGIWVLNGKDWQEIARMPHKFFQGFGEFDEVFASSGTNNHIYIQSYGAPALLVFDINQKQWKWSQKCPVSKRFPLQLFTGFCFEPRLDMAP; encoded by the coding sequence atggaGGGTGAAACATCTTGGGTAAATAATTGTTTTGAGAACCCGACAAGGGACATTGGTGAGTTCGATTCATTTTCTGAACATAGCGATGAAGGAAATAAAGAAGTTAATGCCATTTCGGTTGATTTAATCTTGCCCGATGATCTGCTAGAACGAATTCTAGCCTGTCTCCCCATTGCTAGCATCTTCAGAGCTGGCTGTGTGTGTAAAAGATGGCACGAGATTGTTAGTTCAAGGAGGTTTTTATGGAACTTCTCACCTGTCCTGCCACAAAAACCATGGTATTTTATGTTTACAAGCTCTGACGAACCAGTTGGCTATGCTTTTGATCCTATCCTTCGAAAATGGTTTGGCATTGATCTTCCCTACATCCAAAAGTCGAACTGGTTCATTGCTTCATCATGCGGCTTGGTTTCCTTCATGGATAACGACAGCAGAAGCGAGTTGTATGTCTGCAACCCTATAACCAAACGCTGCAGGAAGCTTCAGGAGCCCCCAGGCTTAAAAGTTTATGATTACAGTGCACTTGCAATTTCTGTGAACCGGATATCACATGGTTATACTATATCAATTGTGAAGTCTAAGTTAGGCTCTGGAAATTTTTTCCAATCTGATCTCTCTATCCATATTTATGATTCTGAAACGAGGATGTGGGTAACTTCTTGCACAGAGGTTATGACTGGATGGAGAGGTGGCGATGAGAGTGTGATCTGTGGTGGGGTTTTATACTTTTTGATATATTCTGCAGGAGGTGGTGCCACAGAAACCCGTCATGGTCTAATCAGGTACAATCTATCCAACAGATCTTCTCATGGCTTGTTGATAAGAAGTTTCATTAAAGTACCTTGTCCTCTTACTTGTGGCCGTCTGATGAATTTGAATGAGAAGCTTGTAATGGTGGGAGGAATTGGTAAACAAGACCGGCCTGACATAATAAAGGGGATTGGCATCTGGGTTCTAAATGGCAAGGACTGGCAAGAGATTGCCCGTATGCCCCACAAGTTCTTCCAAGGATTTGGGGAGTTTGATGAAGTTTTTGCTAGCAGTGGTACAAATAATCATATATACATCCAAAGCTACGGGGCTCCAGCGCTTCTTGTTTTTGACATTAACCAGAAACAATGGAAGTGGTCACAGAAATGCCCAGTGTCAAAGAGGTTCCCACTTCAACTTTTTACTGGGTTTTGCTTTGAACCTAGGCTTGATATGGCACCGTAA